Part of the Nicotiana sylvestris chromosome 2, ASM39365v2, whole genome shotgun sequence genome, GAAAGGGAGCAACTCTGAAGTTTTTGGGGATTTAAACTTGTTTTATTATCCACCTTCTTTTGTTGTATCTTCTTTTGAAAGAGACAAAGCAAGCACCATGTCGCCGAGAATTGTCCATATTTGTAATGACGCTTAATTATTAATGTATGTCTttcattaccaaaaaaaaaaagaaaaaaaatttcaaaatgattttttgaaataaatcatttttttcttttccccccTATATATATATGCCTCAGCCTTATTTCGTCTCTCGAGGTTAAAAGATAAGAGTAATAAAAATGAGCAAGAATCTCATTTCCATTTCTGCCCTTAGGTAACAAACCGCGTATAATTAATAAAACGTCGTGTTTCCTAAAGGATCCAGCTGAGAAGCCTTTCTTTTCTCACTTCTCAATTGATCGAGCTTCATTCAGAAAAACCATGGAGAGAAATGCTTCTTCAATGGCTGATCTTTTCTTCACTGCAGCACTAATGGCTGCACTCTTTTCATCCTCACATGCTGAACTCATCAAAGGTGCATTTGAAAACAACTTTAGTAAAAGTTGTCCTGGTACACATTTCAAGACTTCTCAAGATGGACAGATCTGGTATCTCACCTTAGACCAAATATCAGGTGATTAAAAAAAACCCCAAGAATTCTAATGCATATCATTTCTtacattcttttttcttttcttaacaTATGAATATTCATGTTCTTGGTATACAGATTGTGGGTTTATTACTAAGCAGAGTTATAGATTTGGTTGGTTTAGCACAAAGTTGAAATTAGTAGGAGGTGACTCTGCTGGTGTTGTGACAGCCTTTTATGTAAGTTCAGAAAATTTGTGCATGAAATGACAAATCAATAGTACTATATACAAATGGGTGTAATGGGGATTTTAATTTATATTGGGTGCAGATGTGTTCGGAAGTGGAGGCAGGGCCATTGAGAGATGAGATAGATTTTGAGTTCTTGGGAAACAGAACAGGACAACCTTATCTTATTCAAACCAATGTGTACAATAATGGCAGTGGTGGACGTGAGATGAGGCATCTTCTTTGGTTTGATCCCACTCAAGACTTCCATACCTATTCCATTCTTTGGAACTCTCACCAAATTGTGTAAGTCCTTTTCTCACTTCTAGGtagtttttgtttttttctctctatttaaCCTTATATTGTCTGTTTTTCACCAATCCCGCAAAGTTTTCCTCAAAAGTCCTCACACTATTAAGAAATCCCTATAGAGTATCTTAATTCTGATGACATCGCTCGGCGGTAAATTTTGTTTCACTAATCACATAAGGGTACCACAATTCTATGGTAACAATTTTTTTGGAAAATGCTTACTTTAGAACAAATTGATTGATGAGAGAACTATCATTTTAAATTACAATTAACGTCAAGAATCTCATGAAAATGGATTTGTACATAACTTGATGGATCTAGAAGATTCAAATAATTAAGCATAATTGGCTTGAGATTGATCAAAATTCTTTTAAATGCAGGTTTTTTGTTGATAAGGTTCCGATAAGGGTATACAAGAACGCGAATCACACGAACAATTTTTTTCCAGCTGAGAGGCCAATGTACGTGTTTTCTAGCATATGGAATGCAGATAATTGGGCTACTAGAGGAGGATTGGACAAGATAAACTGGACAAGTGCACCATTTATAGCAAGTTATAAGGATTTTATTTTAGATGCTTGTCAATGGAAAGATCCTTTCCCTGCTTGTGTTTCCACCACTATACAGCATTGGTGGGATCAATATAATGCTTGGCACCTATCAAGTAAACAGAAGATTGATTATGCTTGGGTGCAGAGAAACTTTGTAGTTTATGATTATTGCCAGGATAGTGTGAGAAACCGTTATAAGCCCCAAGAGTGTTGGTTAAGTGCATTGGACTAATATTAAAGATAGATAAGATTCTTTTGAGAGAGGAAAATTATAGTATTGTAATCTTGATTTTGAGTGTATATATTGGACTCTCTCCTACTAGTTTGGGATTGAGCCATAATAGATCGATTGATCAATCGCTATTGATATATTATATTTCATCTATTCAAAAAAGAATGGCAATACTACTCTTCAGAAGTGAAAGAGTTTTTTGCTATATTCATAATTAATGTTTAAAGATGGTTTTAATATTCAAGGAAGTTAAAATATCGATTTTGAACTAGCATCTCGTAAGTTTTTGAAAGAGTCTGTACGGGAGTATTGCCATGTTATATACAACAAATTAGATGCGTTGAGATTCCTACTTTGGATCATGCCATTTTTATAAAGAAGGATAACGTATTTTGCCAGAAGATCCAAGATGAACTtgtaggggggggggggggcagaataTGTTATTTTAAGATTTCAATTCTGAAATTTTAAAATGAGATTGAGTTCTATTTGTTCGTGTAAGGTGTATAGTTTTAGGTTATACTTGGAATTTTGGTCGAGAATGTATTCAATAACTTTTGCTTCTCCTTGTGCAAGAGTTGAAAGTTGAAAGTTTAAATTCTTGGTTCAATTCTAACTTAAGGACTATTGTTCTGTGTGACGAAGATCTCAAGCGTAAAATTGATGAGTACTGTATTGCACATTTATAACTTGTGAGATGAAGTGATGAGTTTCAAGAGACTTGTCACATGGCATTAAGATAACCAAAAGTTCTGTATAAATTTAATGACAGGGACATCTCACCTACCTAGATAATGATTTCAGTACTACAAATGATCTTTCTGACTTGAAATAATCAATTCATCGAGCCCGTATTTGTACACTCTGTTGAGATAATAAAACATGCCACCTCAATGTGGATGTttgttttaaaagtaattttGCTGTTATTACATAGGCAGATGGTGAGGGAAAAAATTAAGGGGAGGTATCTTTTAGAAAATCAAACATCAATCTAAGGGTAGATTTGAGGAGCCCCCCAAAGTGAGTTGCTATTATTTCCTAACTTGTTTCTTCTGAATATCATCATAATTTTGGGGAGGGGAGGACCATACAATTTACTCATTTGTCGCCATCTCATGTTCTCTCCGTACAAACAGGAGACAGTTCCTTGTGATGGATTTAGAGGAAGAGGAACATGACATGTATGGGCCTAGAATAGGACGTAAGTGTCAAGTATGGGCGTAAAAATTGCACGAGACAtcttatttggtcgcccccatttaatctatatctatttttttaaaaagttttaatttgtacccactttttaaacaatttcatcccatttctcctcctcctcctcctctttcttcttcttcttcttcttcttcttcttcttcttcttcttcttcttcttctttcttctgctgctgttggtgctgctatgaaacttcagttaaTGAGATGATTGtcataaatatgtttatcagataatttaaaaataaattataaataattacgtaagttagtagataataatttgtgaatatttccacgtaaTTATGTTCTTTTCAcatttattgtttccaaaatttatgatttagataatgttgacaatctgattattttatagtagtaatacactatgaaagaataaggtgattatttatctagtatgttagaaagctttttcaaaaacttcagcttatatagtgctgaagtatttacaaataaacaaaataatttcagcatcttctgctgaagtttttgaaaaagctttatgacaaaactaatgaatctagGATAAAAAAAGGGCTGaattttttacaaatgaactaaataacttcaacatcttctgctgaagtttttgaaaaagcttatccaggacaaaaaaacttcagcttatttagtactgaagtttttacaaatgaactaaataatttcagcatcttctgcggaagttttttaaaaagttttat contains:
- the LOC104220154 gene encoding probable xyloglucan endotransglucosylase/hydrolase protein 8 — its product is MERNASSMADLFFTAALMAALFSSSHAELIKGAFENNFSKSCPGTHFKTSQDGQIWYLTLDQISDCGFITKQSYRFGWFSTKLKLVGGDSAGVVTAFYMCSEVEAGPLRDEIDFEFLGNRTGQPYLIQTNVYNNGSGGREMRHLLWFDPTQDFHTYSILWNSHQIVFFVDKVPIRVYKNANHTNNFFPAERPMYVFSSIWNADNWATRGGLDKINWTSAPFIASYKDFILDACQWKDPFPACVSTTIQHWWDQYNAWHLSSKQKIDYAWVQRNFVVYDYCQDSVRNRYKPQECWLSALD